Proteins encoded together in one Riemerella anatipestifer window:
- a CDS encoding RNA-binding S4 domain-containing protein — MRIDKFLWSVRFFKTRSIAAEEIKKNRVSVGEQVAKPSREVIEGDIIKIRKNQIDYKIKVIQIPKSRIGAKLVPLHIKDMTDKEQYEILKMRKLSQDYYRQKGEGRPTKKDRRDMTEFINTDDETFFDEDDWDSFFNDAEDLED; from the coding sequence ATGAGAATAGATAAATTTTTGTGGAGTGTGAGGTTTTTTAAGACAAGAAGTATTGCGGCAGAAGAAATAAAAAAGAATAGAGTTTCGGTGGGAGAGCAAGTTGCAAAGCCTTCTAGAGAAGTGATAGAGGGCGATATAATTAAAATTAGAAAAAATCAAATTGATTATAAAATAAAGGTAATTCAAATCCCTAAAAGTAGGATAGGAGCTAAGTTAGTTCCACTTCATATCAAAGATATGACAGATAAAGAGCAATACGAAATCCTAAAAATGCGAAAATTATCACAGGACTACTATCGCCAAAAAGGAGAGGGAAGACCTACAAAGAAAGACCGTAGAGATATGACCGAATTTATTAACACAGACGATGAGACTTTCTTTGATGAAGACGATTGGGATTCGTTTTTTAATGATGCTGAAGATTTAGAAGACTAA
- a CDS encoding shikimate kinase, with the protein MIISLIGYMGSGKSLISKKLSKKINFNLLDLDKVISEQEMREIPQIFKEKGEIYFRKREKEILEHLLNTQKSTVLSLGGGTPVYYNNIDTINTLSESIYLRTSVKNLHKRLIKEKSSRPLIAHIKDNDQLLEFIAKHLFERQAYYSKAKYIVDTDDKYPDEIADEIISLLNLQHH; encoded by the coding sequence ATGATTATTTCTCTAATAGGCTACATGGGAAGTGGTAAATCACTAATTTCCAAAAAATTATCAAAAAAAATAAATTTTAATTTATTAGACCTAGATAAGGTAATTTCTGAGCAAGAAATGAGAGAAATCCCTCAAATTTTTAAAGAAAAGGGTGAAATTTATTTCAGAAAAAGAGAAAAAGAAATCTTAGAACACCTACTCAACACTCAAAAATCCACCGTCCTTAGTTTGGGAGGTGGCACACCTGTTTATTATAATAACATAGATACCATTAACACCCTTTCTGAAAGTATTTATCTAAGAACTTCTGTAAAAAACCTTCATAAAAGGTTAATAAAAGAAAAAAGCAGCCGACCACTTATCGCTCATATAAAAGACAATGACCAACTGCTAGAATTTATTGCAAAACACTTGTTTGAAAGACAAGCCTACTACTCCAAAGCAAAATATATTGTAGATACTGATGATAAATATCCCGACGAAATCGCAGATGAAATTATTAGTCTTCTAAATCTTCAGCATCATTAA
- a CDS encoding DNA-binding domain-containing protein, which produces MNTLKAWLRPNLLTKDDPNDFVAVPLLGGSLGITEIVNALKKEGMEIQTETAVDIITRFNRKASELVLNGYSVNTGLVYMRPAIKGVFYDKTWDKEKHSVYVNVNQRLDLRKAVADTKVEILGEQSSPMSVFSITDKATGKADGTLTKGKNAEIKGTFIKIDGNDPKNGIVFKNLDNQNEVKLLAEHIVLNKPSRLLILIPTDLDAGNYELSITTQYSNGKTVLKEPRTEILSTPIVIG; this is translated from the coding sequence ATGAATACCTTAAAAGCGTGGTTGCGTCCCAACCTACTCACGAAAGATGATCCTAACGATTTTGTAGCCGTGCCTCTCTTAGGCGGTAGCCTTGGCATTACAGAAATCGTAAATGCCCTCAAAAAAGAGGGTATGGAGATACAAACCGAAACGGCGGTGGATATTATCACTCGTTTTAACCGTAAAGCCTCAGAGCTGGTGCTTAACGGGTACAGTGTAAATACAGGGCTGGTGTATATGCGTCCTGCAATTAAGGGCGTGTTTTACGACAAAACTTGGGATAAGGAGAAGCATTCCGTTTATGTGAATGTAAACCAAAGGTTAGACCTTAGAAAAGCGGTAGCCGACACCAAAGTGGAAATCCTCGGTGAGCAATCCAGCCCAATGAGCGTGTTCAGCATTACCGACAAAGCCACAGGCAAAGCAGACGGCACCCTAACCAAAGGCAAAAACGCCGAAATCAAAGGCACATTCATTAAAATAGACGGCAATGATCCTAAAAACGGCATCGTCTTTAAAAACCTAGACAACCAAAACGAAGTGAAACTCTTAGCAGAACATATTGTTCTTAACAAGCCGTCAAGGTTACTCATTCTCATTCCTACAGATTTAGATGCAGGTAATTATGAACTCAGCATTACCACGCAATACAGCAATGGTAAAACAGTACTTAAAGAGCCAAGAACGGAGATATTATCTACTCCTATAGTGATTGGTTAA
- the rbfA gene encoding 30S ribosome-binding factor RbfA: MESNRQRKIAQIIQEDFSELFRKQAADSKAQFLISVSDVKVTADLGIAKIYLSIFPQNYREAIMKEIEANKSQYRHFIGNKMAKQVRVIPQLSFYLDTSLDEVERIEKELKGEGDNPVL, translated from the coding sequence ATGGAAAGTAATAGACAAAGAAAGATAGCTCAAATTATACAAGAAGATTTTTCTGAGCTTTTTAGAAAACAAGCAGCTGACAGTAAAGCACAATTTTTAATATCTGTTTCTGATGTAAAGGTAACAGCCGATTTAGGAATTGCTAAGATTTATCTAAGCATTTTTCCTCAGAATTATCGTGAAGCAATAATGAAAGAGATTGAGGCAAATAAATCTCAATATCGTCATTTTATAGGTAATAAAATGGCAAAGCAGGTTCGTGTAATTCCTCAGTTAAGTTTTTATTTAGACACTAGTTTAGACGAAGTTGAAAGGATAGAAAAAGAATTAAAGGGCGAAGGCGATAATCCTGTACTCTAA
- the recG gene encoding ATP-dependent DNA helicase RecG: MTLETSIEYLKGVGPERAKLIKNLLGISTVEDLLTFYPIRYLDKSRLYRVADLQKNADVEVQLKGKIRELQEVVYGKGQKRLSAKFYDETGVIELVWFRYTKWMVEQMPINKEVFIFGKVNWFNGVFSMPHPEIELDEKKALSETLLPIYSGSEKLIKRGVNNKFFQTIIREVIKQTSFFLEENLPSNILSSLKLIGRREAYQNIHFPQNINWIDEANKRLKFEEAFFFQLGYGLKKQYQKVSNVGIPFPLVGDYFNNFYQNKLPFELTNAQKRVLKEIRNDMKKPIQMNRLLQGDVGSGKTMVALLSMLLALDNGTQACLMAPTEILAQQHYNSIAQLLEGTNIEVRLLTGSTKKSERKEIHEGLESGRLSILVGTHAILEDAVKFKNLGLGIIDEQHRFGVAQRAKLWSKNKIPPHILIMTATPIPRTLAMSFYSDLDVSVIDELPMGRKPIITAHRREKDRLSVYQFAKEEIQKGRQIYFVYPLIEESETLDYKNLMEGFGIVLDYFKDYEVTMLHGKMKPHEKDEAMNYFASGKAQIMVATTVIEVGVNVPNASVMVIESAERFGLSQLHQLRGRVGRGAEQSYCILMTSDKLSTEGRKRIKTMCETNDGFKISEVDMQLRGPGDILGTQQSGIVDFKKLDLTKDASVIKVAQKIVTLLVQSDPNLTHPAHTQLRNYYIKQYKGKNKWGKIS; the protein is encoded by the coding sequence TTGACTTTAGAAACTTCCATAGAATACCTTAAAGGAGTAGGTCCAGAGCGGGCAAAACTCATCAAAAATCTGCTGGGAATAAGTACAGTGGAAGACTTGCTTACATTCTATCCAATAAGATATTTAGATAAAAGCCGATTGTATAGAGTAGCAGATTTGCAGAAAAATGCAGATGTAGAGGTGCAATTAAAGGGTAAGATAAGAGAATTGCAGGAGGTGGTTTATGGTAAGGGACAAAAGCGATTGTCTGCAAAATTCTACGATGAAACAGGCGTGATAGAACTGGTTTGGTTTAGATATACCAAATGGATGGTGGAACAGATGCCTATCAATAAAGAAGTATTTATTTTTGGTAAGGTCAATTGGTTTAATGGAGTTTTTTCTATGCCTCATCCAGAGATAGAGCTGGACGAGAAAAAAGCCTTGTCAGAAACTTTATTACCCATCTATTCAGGGAGTGAAAAGCTCATTAAAAGAGGGGTTAATAATAAATTTTTCCAAACCATTATTAGGGAAGTTATTAAACAGACTTCTTTCTTTTTAGAAGAAAATTTACCGAGTAATATTCTTAGTTCGCTTAAACTGATTGGTAGAAGAGAGGCTTACCAAAATATCCATTTTCCTCAAAATATAAACTGGATAGATGAGGCTAATAAACGATTGAAATTTGAGGAAGCTTTTTTCTTTCAGCTAGGGTATGGTCTTAAAAAACAATATCAAAAAGTATCTAATGTAGGGATTCCCTTTCCGCTAGTAGGAGATTATTTTAATAATTTTTATCAAAATAAATTACCTTTTGAACTCACTAATGCCCAAAAGAGAGTTCTAAAAGAAATCAGGAATGATATGAAAAAGCCTATCCAAATGAACAGGCTTTTGCAGGGCGATGTAGGTTCGGGTAAAACTATGGTGGCGTTGCTTTCAATGCTATTAGCGTTGGATAATGGGACACAGGCGTGCCTTATGGCTCCTACGGAAATTTTGGCTCAACAACATTATAACAGCATCGCTCAACTTTTAGAAGGAACGAACATTGAAGTAAGGCTCTTAACAGGTTCTACAAAAAAATCGGAACGGAAAGAAATTCACGAAGGATTGGAGTCTGGGAGGTTATCTATCTTGGTAGGAACTCATGCGATATTGGAAGATGCGGTTAAGTTTAAAAATTTGGGCTTGGGCATTATAGACGAGCAACATCGTTTTGGGGTGGCACAAAGAGCGAAACTTTGGTCTAAAAATAAAATTCCACCACATATTTTAATTATGACGGCAACGCCTATCCCTAGAACTTTAGCAATGAGTTTTTATTCAGATTTAGATGTTTCGGTAATAGATGAGTTGCCGATGGGGAGAAAGCCTATCATTACAGCTCATAGGAGAGAAAAGGACAGGCTTTCGGTTTATCAGTTCGCAAAGGAAGAAATCCAAAAGGGAAGACAAATTTATTTTGTGTATCCATTAATAGAAGAGTCGGAGACTTTAGACTATAAAAACTTGATGGAAGGCTTTGGAATAGTGCTAGACTATTTTAAGGATTACGAAGTTACCATGCTACACGGCAAAATGAAACCTCACGAAAAAGATGAAGCGATGAATTATTTTGCTTCAGGTAAGGCTCAAATTATGGTAGCTACTACGGTTATAGAAGTGGGGGTAAATGTACCCAATGCTTCGGTAATGGTAATAGAAAGTGCCGAAAGGTTTGGACTTTCACAGTTGCACCAACTTAGAGGTAGAGTGGGACGAGGGGCAGAGCAGAGCTATTGTATTTTGATGACCTCGGATAAACTATCTACGGAAGGACGGAAACGAATTAAAACGATGTGCGAAACCAATGATGGATTTAAAATCTCGGAGGTAGATATGCAACTTAGAGGTCCTGGGGATATATTGGGAACTCAGCAAAGTGGTATTGTAGATTTTAAAAAGTTGGATTTAACTAAAGATGCTTCGGTAATTAAGGTAGCACAGAAAATAGTAACCCTATTGGTGCAAAGCGATCCTAATTTGACTCATCCTGCACACACTCAATTAAGAAATTACTACATAAAGCAATATAAAGGTAAAAACAAATGGGGAAAAATCAGTTGA
- a CDS encoding ABC transporter permease, with product MKNTPFYIAKRYLLAKKGSQAVSFITGLAAIAMMVAVAAMFIIVSVFSGLEELNKDLVEDLHADLTITSTRGKTLENIDKITDVLRQNKSILYFSKVIEEKVYLDYNNNGEIVYIRGVDSVYTKVNPIQNSIFFGSYLSFDYTNDIIMENGLNSRLSIPVGSDRDYAQLFMPKPGKGIINKESDIFNKKEVFVTGVFNGKDQLNSYIIAPIELTQELLNLPKGTAYSIVIKLKDSASANAVKKDLEGKLTHVKISTKEEENAAFWKMINTEKLMIYLIFGLVIFITTFNLAGAIIILQLDKKEQSRTLVSLGMTKQELRRIYFYTGSLVVIFGVIMGLVIGSLICLFQIQTGLFKAGELLPFPVKIELRNYLIVTGTALFFGLIISFIFSKINKSYLNFNPLCIMK from the coding sequence TTGAAGAACACTCCTTTTTATATAGCAAAACGTTATCTATTGGCAAAAAAAGGTAGTCAAGCAGTAAGTTTTATTACTGGTTTGGCGGCTATAGCTATGATGGTAGCGGTAGCGGCTATGTTTATTATTGTGTCTGTTTTTTCAGGTTTAGAAGAGCTCAATAAGGATTTAGTAGAAGATTTACATGCCGATTTAACCATTACTAGTACTCGTGGAAAAACTTTAGAGAATATAGATAAAATCACTGATGTACTAAGACAGAATAAATCCATATTATATTTTTCTAAAGTTATAGAAGAAAAGGTCTATCTAGACTATAATAATAATGGAGAAATAGTCTATATAAGAGGCGTAGATTCGGTTTATACTAAAGTTAATCCTATACAGAATAGTATTTTTTTCGGAAGTTATCTCTCTTTTGATTATACCAATGACATTATCATGGAGAATGGGCTTAACTCTAGACTTTCTATTCCTGTAGGATCTGATAGAGATTATGCACAACTTTTTATGCCTAAGCCAGGGAAGGGGATTATAAACAAAGAATCTGATATATTTAACAAAAAAGAAGTTTTTGTAACAGGGGTTTTTAATGGTAAAGACCAACTTAATAGTTATATCATAGCTCCTATAGAGCTGACTCAGGAACTCCTAAACTTGCCCAAAGGTACGGCTTATAGCATTGTGATTAAACTAAAAGATAGTGCTAGTGCTAATGCTGTTAAAAAAGATTTAGAGGGTAAGCTTACACATGTTAAGATAAGCACCAAAGAGGAAGAAAATGCAGCTTTTTGGAAGATGATAAACACCGAAAAATTGATGATTTATCTCATTTTCGGGCTGGTGATTTTCATTACAACATTCAATTTGGCTGGAGCAATTATTATTCTTCAGTTAGATAAAAAAGAACAATCTAGAACTTTAGTTTCTTTGGGAATGACCAAGCAGGAACTTAGAAGAATCTACTTTTATACAGGAAGTCTTGTGGTTATTTTTGGTGTTATTATGGGGCTTGTTATAGGAAGTTTAATTTGCTTATTTCAAATCCAAACGGGGCTATTTAAGGCAGGGGAATTATTGCCTTTCCCTGTAAAAATAGAATTAAGAAACTATTTGATAGTTACGGGAACAGCCTTATTTTTTGGATTGATAATCTCTTTTATATTTTCAAAAATAAATAAGAGTTACTTAAATTTCAACCCGTTGTGCATTATGAAATGA
- a CDS encoding sulfate/molybdate ABC transporter ATP-binding protein, whose product MFLEIKNLSFSYHSERSIFTNFNWSFEKGKIIAIAGESGCGKSTLLSLIYGLMDWQEGHIYFEGKPLFGPKANIVPGEKEMKLVAQNYDLMPYGTVYDNVGKFISNINLEEKKSKVNQLLDIVGLSNEIDKKPKFLSGGQQQRVAIARALSLLPKLLLLDEPFSNLDVSRTIDIRKKLFDYVKEQNITLLISTHDLQEVMPWLDEILILKDGQIVQNGTPQELYKKPSNSYVAKLFGEVNILTEQQKELLQCSKNFYYPNEIKESPNGTYTATVLESRFSGGFYWNKIDTMNVELIMYSEAELTAKKISMNLDF is encoded by the coding sequence ATGTTTTTAGAAATAAAAAATCTATCTTTTTCGTATCATTCGGAACGCTCTATTTTCACTAATTTCAATTGGAGTTTTGAGAAAGGGAAAATTATTGCCATAGCTGGAGAAAGCGGTTGTGGAAAATCAACCCTCCTAAGCCTTATCTATGGTCTTATGGATTGGCAAGAAGGGCATATCTATTTTGAAGGCAAACCCTTATTTGGTCCAAAAGCCAACATCGTCCCTGGTGAAAAAGAAATGAAATTGGTGGCTCAAAACTACGATTTGATGCCTTACGGAACGGTGTATGATAATGTGGGTAAATTTATTTCTAACATCAATCTTGAAGAGAAAAAGAGCAAAGTCAATCAACTTTTGGACATTGTGGGTCTTAGTAATGAAATAGATAAGAAGCCCAAATTCCTCAGCGGTGGACAACAACAGAGAGTTGCCATTGCAAGAGCCCTTTCTCTATTACCAAAACTCTTACTACTAGACGAGCCTTTCAGTAATCTAGATGTTTCTAGAACGATAGATATTAGAAAAAAACTGTTTGATTATGTTAAAGAACAAAACATCACGCTTCTAATCTCTACCCACGATTTACAGGAAGTAATGCCTTGGCTAGATGAAATTTTAATTTTAAAAGATGGGCAAATTGTTCAAAATGGCACACCACAAGAGTTATATAAAAAGCCTAGCAACAGTTATGTTGCCAAATTATTTGGAGAGGTAAATATCCTAACCGAACAACAGAAAGAACTCCTACAATGTTCTAAAAACTTCTATTATCCTAACGAAATCAAAGAATCTCCAAATGGAACATACACTGCCACTGTGCTAGAAAGCAGATTTTCTGGAGGATTCTATTGGAACAAAATTGATACTATGAATGTAGAACTCATTATGTATTCTGAAGCGGAATTAACTGCAAAAAAAATCAGTATGAATCTAGATTTTTAG